The sequence below is a genomic window from Culturomica massiliensis.
CATAAGGTTTCCCATTTGTCCTGGGCGAAGCTTCCCAAAAAAGCTGATAAAAAAATCAGAGTGAGTAATGTTTTCATGATCTGTATTTTTGTTTCCTTATTGCATAGATGTATAATTGACACGAATTCCATAAAGTTATGGAATTATTTTTATAAGTCCGTTGACTTCTTTGGCATTTTTGTCATGACTGGCTTACAGATTTGTTCAATTACTTTTGATTTGTGATTTGCAATTCTTTTTTTGTAAGGGAGGATTATGGGTATAATATAAAATGAAAAAACCGTCTGAAAAGATCGTCAGACGGTTTTTATTGAATGTATGTTTAATATTTAGTTTGTATGGAATTCTCCTTCTTGTAAAAATGCGGTTGCTGCATCGATATCTTTATACATAACCCGGTCTTCCTGGTTGAAAGGCACAATGGTCCGGAATTCTTTTAAAAACTCTTCCAGGTAGGGTGAGGTTTTGCCCGGACGCTGCAAATCGATAGCCTGTGCTGCATTCAGTAATTCTATAGCCAGGATACGTTCTACGTTTTCACATACTTTTACCGTTTTGGTCGCTGCGTTTCCTCCCATACTGACGTGGTCTTCCTGTTCGTTGGAGGAAGGAATTGAATCGACAGAGCAAGGGGTACAAAGTTGTTTATTTTTGCTGACGATGGCAGCAGCAGCGTATTGCGGGATCATAAATCCGGAATTTAATCCCGGATTAGCTACCAGAAATTCCGGTAAATGTCCCCGGTCGCCCGAGATCAGGCGGTAAGTGCGGCGTTCTGAAATACTTCCTAATTCGGCCAGTGCAATGCTTAAAAAGTCCAGTACCAGTGCCAGGGGTTCTCCGTGGAAATTACCGCCGGAAACGATCATATCGTCCTCGACGAATATGGTCGGATTGTCGGTTACGGAGTTTATCTCCCGTTCAACGACGGAAGCGACATACATGACCGTATCTTTACAGGCGCCGTGTACTTGAGGCATACAGCGGAAAGAGTAGGGATCCTGCACACGTACTTTGGGTTTCTGTTGAAATTCAGAATCTTTTAATAATGCCCGGATGTTCCTTGCCGTTTCAATTTGTCCCGGATGAGGACGTGCTTCATGGATTTGCGGTAAGAAGGGGTCGATACGTCCGTCGTAAGCATCCAGTGAGATCGCTCCGATAATATCGGCATATTTTACAATTTTGAAAGCTTTCAATAATGCATATACTGCATGGGAACTCATAAATTGGGTCCCGTTAAGTAATGCCAGACCTTCTTTTGCTCCTAAAGCAATCGGGCTCCATCCTAACTTTTCATTAACTTCTTTGGCATCCTGAATTTTTCCTTTGTAATAAACAGTCCCCTCGTTGATAAGCGGTAGAAATAAATTGGCCAAAGGAGCCAAATCGCCGGATGCTCCCAAAGATCCCAATTCGCGGACAACCGGAAGTACATCGTGATTGTACATATCGATGATCCGCTCGACGGTGGCGAGTTGTACTCCCGATTTACCCAAAGACAATGCATGAGCTTTTAATAATAACATCAAACGAATGATGTCTTTGTGAATGGGTTCACCGACACTGCAAGCATGGGACATGACCAGATTAGCCTGTAACTGACTGAGATCTTCCGGAGAAATGCTGATTTTGCAAAGTGAGCCGAATCCGGTCGTGATGCCGTATAGCGGTTTTTCCGATCTTGCAATTTTTTCATCCAGATAGGCTTTGCAATCATTGATTAATTGTTTGCTTTCTTCGGATAAAGCTAATTTATATCCTTTGTTTAAAATGTTTTCTATCGTCTCAAACGTTAGCGGAACGGGAGATATATAATGTATCATAGTAATTGAAAAATAGATGATTGGTAATTAAAAAATTGATAAAACGCGGAATGAAAAGATATTCAAGGTCACGGACAGCGGGAATCGTATCCGTGACTTTTTAAAGGTCTGTGTTCTTTTTTATGGATCAACATATTTTATGTGCTAATTCTTCGACTTTTACATTTTCTTGTTCGCCGGTCTGCATATTTTTTAAAGCTACTGTACCGGATTGTATTTCGTTTTCGCCGACCAATGCTACGAAAGGTATTCCCTTTTTATCTGCATACGTCATCTGCTTTTTCATTTTTGCAGCATCCGGATATAATTCTGCATTTATACCTTGCTGACGTAAGGACTGGAGCAAGGATAAGCAGAATTTTTCTTCTTTTGTTCCGAAGTTGACAAAGAGAATCTGTGTGGTTGCTTTTGTGTCTGCCGGGAATAAATCGAGTTGGTTCATAACGTCGAAAATCCGGTCTGCCCCGAAAGAGATTCCTACGCCGGAAACATTCTTTAAACCGAATATGCCCGTCAAATCATCGTAGCGTCCGCCTCCCGTAATACTTCCGATTTCAGCATCCAGTGCTTTTACCTCAAAAATGGCTCCTGTATAATAACTCAATCCTCTGGCTAAAGTCAGGTCTAACTTGATATCGATGGAAATATTCAATGTTTTCAAATAATCGAATACCAAACTCAATTCTTCAATTCCTTTCAGTCCCGTTTCGCTTTCATTCAGTACGGTCTGAAGCTGTGCCAGTTTTTCTTCGTTACTGCCTTTTAGATCCAGTATCGGTTGCAATTTAGCAATACCTTCTTCATCGATACCTCTTTCCCGCAATTCCTGATTGACAGCTTCTCTCCCGATCTTATCCATTTTATCGATAGCTACTGTAATATCGGTGAGTTTGTCGGGATAACCGATTATATTGGCGATACCTGCCAAAATTTTTCGATTGTTGATTAAGAGTCGTACATTGATTTTCAGTCGCTTGTATACTTCATTTACAATTTGGACCAATTCGACCTCATTTAATAAAGAATCGCTCCCTACTACATCGACATCACATTGATAAAATTCCCGGTAACGTCCTTTCTGCGGTCTGTCGGCTCTCCATACCGGCTGGATCTGATATCTTTTGAAAGGAAATGCAATTTCCGATTGATGCTGGACAACAAATCGTGCAA
It includes:
- the hutH gene encoding histidine ammonia-lyase; this translates as MIHYISPVPLTFETIENILNKGYKLALSEESKQLINDCKAYLDEKIARSEKPLYGITTGFGSLCKISISPEDLSQLQANLVMSHACSVGEPIHKDIIRLMLLLKAHALSLGKSGVQLATVERIIDMYNHDVLPVVRELGSLGASGDLAPLANLFLPLINEGTVYYKGKIQDAKEVNEKLGWSPIALGAKEGLALLNGTQFMSSHAVYALLKAFKIVKYADIIGAISLDAYDGRIDPFLPQIHEARPHPGQIETARNIRALLKDSEFQQKPKVRVQDPYSFRCMPQVHGACKDTVMYVASVVEREINSVTDNPTIFVEDDMIVSGGNFHGEPLALVLDFLSIALAELGSISERRTYRLISGDRGHLPEFLVANPGLNSGFMIPQYAAAAIVSKNKQLCTPCSVDSIPSSNEQEDHVSMGGNAATKTVKVCENVERILAIELLNAAQAIDLQRPGKTSPYLEEFLKEFRTIVPFNQEDRVMYKDIDAATAFLQEGEFHTN
- the hisS gene encoding histidine--tRNA ligase; protein product: MAQSPSIPKGTRDYSPEIMVKRNYIFDTIKSVFKLYGYMPLETPAMENLSTLMGKYGDEGDKLLFKILNSGNFIADISDETLLDRNIPQLTHKISEKGLRYDLTVPFARFVVQHQSEIAFPFKRYQIQPVWRADRPQKGRYREFYQCDVDVVGSDSLLNEVELVQIVNEVYKRLKINVRLLINNRKILAGIANIIGYPDKLTDITVAIDKMDKIGREAVNQELRERGIDEEGIAKLQPILDLKGSNEEKLAQLQTVLNESETGLKGIEELSLVFDYLKTLNISIDIKLDLTLARGLSYYTGAIFEVKALDAEIGSITGGGRYDDLTGIFGLKNVSGVGISFGADRIFDVMNQLDLFPADTKATTQILFVNFGTKEEKFCLSLLQSLRQQGINAELYPDAAKMKKQMTYADKKGIPFVALVGENEIQSGTVALKNMQTGEQENVKVEELAHKIC